In one window of Nicotiana tabacum cultivar K326 chromosome 12, ASM71507v2, whole genome shotgun sequence DNA:
- the LOC107799694 gene encoding mitotic spindle checkpoint protein BUBR1 — translation MEKVGECVLDPETEFLASKQETGHEWELFKENVRPLKRGRNVQLLNNALKSNTDFQLKKSLLDKRRALIEAIDQYKGEDPLQPWLQCIKWVQEFFPPGGDSSGLVVIYEQCVRTFWHDDRYKDDLRYLKMWLEYAENCMDAEVIYSFLEANKIGQTHSSFYIAYALHMESQNKIKTANEIFNRGLSMNAKPEEKLKESYKKFVIRSMGRPKAAEEELAEHQLPMRSFGTLLERGEARNQTTGTSDLSRKKMKQDRAQGSLLSIYKDTNAGMSSTVQSEIPKLENKSWHCLGARAERNKENQAIPSKWTSNKVPQRHGLRNRGATTTGACLEIFVDEECAKTHEKESVGGKVSSLQLRRGDDKDIKKETELLRENPLRYFPPTSLPR, via the exons atggaGAAGGTAGGAGAGTGCGTATTGGATCCAGAGACGGAGTTCTTAGCGTCAAAGCAAGAGACAGGTCACGAGTGGGAACTTTTCAAGGAAAATGTTAGACCTTTGAAGAGAGGCCGCAATGTTCAACTCCTCAACAATGCCCTCAAGTCTAATACTGATTTTCAACTCAAGAAATCTCTTCTTGACAAGCGAAG GGCTTTGATCGAAGCAATTGACCAATACAAAGGTGAAGATCCTCTTCAGCCATGGCTCCA GTGCATCAAGTGGGTGCAAGAGTTTTTCCCTCCGGGTGGGGACAGTTCTGGACTTGTTGTTATTTATGAACAATGTGTCCGCACCTTTTGGCACGATGACCGATACAAGGATGACCTCCGTTACTTGAAAATGTGGCTGGAATAT GCTGAAAACTGTATGGATGCTGAAGTCATCTATAGCTTTTTGGAGGCTAACAAAATTGGGCAGACACATTCTTCATTCTACATAGCCTATGCTTTGCACATGGAatctcaaaataaaattaaaacagCAAATGAGATCTTCAATCGAGGACTATCCAT GAATGCAAAACCTGAAGAGAAATTGAAGGAATCCTACAAGAAGTTTGTCATTCGTTCAATGGGACGCCCCAAAGCAGCAGAG GAGGAGCTAGCAGAACATCAGCTTCCAATGAGAAGCTTTGGGACACTGTTGGAAAGGGGGGAAGCTC GAAACCAAACAACAGGAACTTCTGATTTGTCTCGGAAGAAAATGAAACAGGATAG AGCTCAAGGGAGCCTGCTATCCATTTACAAAGATACAAATGCTGGAATGTCATCAACTGTTCAATCGGAAATACCAAAACTAGAGAACAAATCATGGCACTGTCTTGGTGCCCGAGCAGAAAGGAACAAGGAGAATCAGGCAATTCCTTCCAAGTGGACATCTAATAAG GTTCCTCAAAGACACGGGCTTAGAAATCGAGGAGCTACTACCACCGGTGCATGCCTAGAGATCTTCGTGGATGAGGAATGTGCCAA AACACATGAGAAGGAATCTGTTGGTGGAAAGGTTTCTAGTTTACAGCTTAGACGTGGAGATGATAAAGACATAAAAAA GGAAACCGAGTTGCTGAGGGAGAACCCACTGCGTTATTTTCCTCCAACCTCTTTACCTAGATGA